In Paenibacillus xylanilyticus, the genomic window TACCACTTCCAGGTCATCGTCCTCTGTATCCATATCCAGTTCAGCAGTAGCTACTGTACCTGTCGGATCTTCAACGAAGAGTGTTTTCAAGCTGCCTTCCTGGCGGAACTTCCGGTTAACTTTCGTTTTGTGTTTACGGATCTGACGTTCCAACTTGTCCACCACAGCATCAATGGAAGCGTACATGTCGTCGCTCTCATCTTCAGCGCGGAGCACAATGCCTTTCAAAGGGATCGTCACCTCAACCGTATGCAAGCCTCTCGTCGTGCTCAATGTAACAGCACCGTCAGAGTTAAGGGGTGCATCGAAATACTTCTCGAGTCTACTCAACTTTTTGTCGACATAATCTTTCAAAGCATCGGTAACCTCGATTTGTTGACCTCGAATACTTAAATTCATAGGGCACTCCTCCTTTTCCTTTGCCACTTCATTATAACACGAATGTAAGCGCCATGTAAAAACTCCCGGTGACCGAATCATGACATCTATTCAAGCCACATCTGCTCACCTACGCGTAACGCCATATTTCGAGATATTTCACGATATTCAGGCGAAATTCCGTATTTACATGATGTTGATATAGTGCGCTTGAAGAAGTAATTAACCGTTTTCCTCATTTCTCAATCTATTATGTAATATCTTAAAATAAATCTATTAGAAAAACAAAAAAAGACCCCGGAAAACCGGAGTCTATTGCTAGCGATAATTCAATTGGTAACCATCTAACCATATATGTAGGTCGGATTGTCCGGATGATTATAATTTGATTACGTTAGCGGCTTGAGGTCCACGTGCGCCTTCGACGATGTCGAATTCTACGGATTGACCTTCTTCCAAAGTTTTGAAGCCTTCGGATTGAATTGCGGAGAAGTGTACGAATACGTCGCCGCCATCTTCAGTCTCGATGAAACCGTAACCTTTTTCTGCGTTGAACCATTTTACTTTACCTTGCATGCACTAACATTCCCTTCGTCGTCAAATGAAGTGAGGCTCTAGCAAAGGCCTTAGCCCACAATTCAGACTATACCATCCAGACTTATCCATTGTCAATTGGTAAAGAAAATGTTTTATTGGAATTATTTTGTAGATTAATGTTGGATTTTAAGGAATAAACACATGAAACTTACTTTACTCTTTTAATAGGGAGACAATATGAGCAAGTGTATCCATACCGCTCTGCTGAAGTGAATCAGTTATAGAGTTTAAATAGAACATGTTATGTTCAACGACTCGTGCGAAAGACTGAATAACTTTAATAGCTATTTCTTCACTTAAACCGTTATGATAACCAGCAACACCCACTAGATGTATTCTTAACATGGAGTACAACACTGACATCCTTGTAAAATGATTAAATATATCACTCTTCTTAATGTTAGGAAATAGACTTTCAAATATATAATTAACTAAATAATTTTCCAATATATAACCATAGTCTTCATTAAACCTTTTGTAATAATTCGAATAGTTCTCTTTATAGGTAATTTTCAATTTTTCTAAATCAAATGTTTCCTTTTCTTGAATATTAAAACCTTTACACATATCGATATAACTTTCCAAATATCTTGGCACTTCTCCACCTGAAACGTTTCTCTTCTGGATTAATTCAACCACAAGCCTTAACTGTAGCTCAGGACTACTTTTAATATTCATGAGACTAGCGATATATTCTTTATTGTTTATTTTACTTTTATATTCTGCGATCACGGTAGCAATTTTGTTATATTCTTTAGAATCTATCAGTGATTGTACCTTATTAATAAAGATACCTAAGAAAATCATTCTATCACTCAGCTCTAAACTTCTGTTTTGAATGATTCCGATAGTAAACATTCTTAATGGCCAGAATAGATTTTCTCCATTCTCTGATTTCGATGAATCTAAAAAATCATTATTCATGCCCCAAGCTGAATTCATATCATACTCAGTGTGTTCAAATTCAATACCTTCTGGATTCAACAGAGCCAACCTGGAAATTTCAGGACAAGACAACTTAGCAGACATTTCGTAATTAGTATCCACTTTATTTATCACTCTAGGATAGGTTGTACATGTAGCTGATAACATCTCTTCCCCAATGGTCGCCTGTATACCGCATAAAC contains:
- the hpf gene encoding ribosome hibernation-promoting factor, HPF/YfiA family, with amino-acid sequence MNLSIRGQQIEVTDALKDYVDKKLSRLEKYFDAPLNSDGAVTLSTTRGLHTVEVTIPLKGIVLRAEDESDDMYASIDAVVDKLERQIRKHKTKVNRKFRQEGSLKTLFVEDPTGTVATAELDMDTEDDDLEVVRTKRFMLKPMDVEEAILQMNMVGHNFFVFSNIENEEVSVVYKRNDGKYGLIEQG
- a CDS encoding cold shock domain-containing protein, with protein sequence MQGKVKWFNAEKGYGFIETEDGGDVFVHFSAIQSEGFKTLEEGQSVEFDIVEGARGPQAANVIKL
- the fliB gene encoding flagellin lysine-N-methylase gives rise to the protein MQKETLMPTYMKNFSCIGSACEDSCCVGWRVTLDKKTFKNYKNLKHPVLGKKLNDSMKRIKNGTSSDSQYAYFVMDDHKRCPMLEESGLCGIQATIGEEMLSATCTTYPRVINKVDTNYEMSAKLSCPEISRLALLNPEGIEFEHTEYDMNSAWGMNNDFLDSSKSENGENLFWPLRMFTIGIIQNRSLELSDRMIFLGIFINKVQSLIDSKEYNKIATVIAEYKSKINNKEYIASLMNIKSSPELQLRLVVELIQKRNVSGGEVPRYLESYIDMCKGFNIQEKETFDLEKLKITYKENYSNYYKRFNEDYGYILENYLVNYIFESLFPNIKKSDIFNHFTRMSVLYSMLRIHLVGVAGYHNGLSEEIAIKVIQSFARVVEHNMFYLNSITDSLQQSGMDTLAHIVSLLKE